One Deefgea tanakiae genomic region harbors:
- the metK gene encoding methionine adenosyltransferase, with protein sequence MKDFLFTSESVSEGHPDKVADQISDAILDAIFTQDKHARVAAETLVNTGLVVLAGEITTHANIDYIQIARDTIKRIGYDHSDIGFDYKTCAVLVAYDKQSPDIAQGVNEGEGIDLDMGAGDQGLMFGYACDETPQLMPAPIYYSHRLMQRQAELRKDGRLPWLRPDAKSQVTLRYDGATGKVKEVDTVVLSTQHHPDVSHVQLSEAVIEQIIKPVLPSEWITENTKFLVNPTGRFVIGGPMGDCGLTGRKIIVDTYGGAAPHGGGAFSGKDPSKVDRSAAYAMRYVAKNIVAAGIAKQCLVQVSYAIGVAQPVSIMVDTWDTGVIPNDQIVDIIKEHFDLRPKGIIKMLDLLRPIYSRTAAYGHFGREEPDFTWERTDKVEQLKAAAGLK encoded by the coding sequence ATGAAAGATTTTCTATTTACTTCTGAATCCGTTTCCGAAGGTCATCCAGATAAAGTTGCCGATCAAATTTCTGATGCGATTTTAGACGCGATTTTCACCCAAGATAAACACGCCCGCGTTGCCGCTGAAACTTTGGTGAATACCGGTTTGGTGGTGTTGGCGGGTGAAATTACCACGCACGCTAATATCGATTACATCCAAATCGCTCGCGATACGATCAAACGGATTGGTTACGATCATTCTGACATTGGTTTTGATTACAAAACGTGTGCTGTTTTGGTTGCCTACGACAAGCAATCGCCTGACATCGCCCAAGGCGTGAACGAAGGCGAAGGCATTGATTTGGATATGGGCGCTGGCGACCAAGGCCTGATGTTTGGCTATGCGTGCGATGAAACACCGCAATTGATGCCCGCTCCGATTTATTACTCGCATCGCTTGATGCAACGCCAAGCCGAATTACGTAAAGATGGCCGCTTGCCATGGTTGCGCCCAGATGCAAAATCACAAGTGACGCTGCGTTACGATGGCGCTACCGGTAAAGTCAAAGAAGTCGATACCGTGGTCTTGTCGACTCAACATCATCCAGACGTGTCGCACGTGCAATTGTCAGAAGCGGTGATTGAGCAAATCATTAAGCCAGTATTGCCGAGTGAGTGGATTACTGAAAACACCAAATTCCTCGTGAATCCAACAGGTCGTTTTGTGATCGGTGGCCCAATGGGCGATTGTGGTTTGACTGGTCGTAAAATTATTGTTGATACCTACGGCGGTGCTGCGCCACACGGCGGCGGTGCTTTCTCGGGTAAAGATCCATCAAAAGTGGATCGTTCTGCTGCGTATGCTATGCGTTATGTAGCGAAAAACATCGTTGCTGCGGGTATTGCGAAGCAATGCTTGGTGCAAGTGTCGTACGCGATTGGTGTGGCACAACCGGTATCGATCATGGTTGATACATGGGATACCGGTGTGATTCCAAACGATCAAATCGTTGACATCATTAAAGAACACTTCGATTTGCGCCCGAAAGGCATTATCAAAATGCTCGACTTGTTACGCCCAATCTATAGCCGTACCGCAGCGTACGGTCATTTTGGTCGTGAAGAGCCCGATTTTACGTGGGAACGAACTGATAAGGTCGAACAGCTCAAAGCAGCGGCTGGCCTGAAGTGA
- a CDS encoding LpxL/LpxP family acyltransferase has translation MKYKFASALLWLLHLLPFRVMQWIAIPLGSLLFFIFGRRRKVGLTNLKLCFPEWSPARRRTVLRQHFIAMTSTLLGYSILLHASKNRLRRLIHIEGFEHFTAVQDRPIIMLVPHFLGLDYGGMGYIMDHKGSSMYAEQRGVFHEISLKIRSRYNDPVLIKRTDGIRSIVRSLKSKLPFYYLPDQDMGPQQSIFAPFFGVSTATLPMLGKLAEMTNAVVIPVITTIAKGHVVSRYYPAWENFPSGDMLADTTRMNQFIEDIAREHPSQYYWLHRRFKTRPEGEASVY, from the coding sequence ATGAAATACAAATTCGCCTCAGCACTACTGTGGTTACTCCACCTATTACCATTTCGTGTCATGCAATGGATTGCGATTCCACTCGGCTCACTGCTATTTTTCATCTTCGGCCGCCGTCGTAAAGTGGGGCTGACTAATCTTAAATTGTGCTTTCCTGAATGGAGTCCAGCTCGCCGACGCACCGTGTTGCGCCAGCACTTTATTGCGATGACCAGCACATTACTGGGCTACAGTATCTTGCTGCACGCCAGTAAAAATAGACTGCGCAGACTCATACACATTGAAGGTTTTGAGCATTTCACTGCGGTGCAAGATCGCCCAATTATCATGCTCGTGCCGCATTTTCTGGGCTTAGACTACGGTGGCATGGGCTACATCATGGACCACAAAGGCAGCAGCATGTACGCAGAACAACGCGGTGTCTTTCATGAGATCAGTCTTAAAATTCGCTCTCGCTATAATGACCCAGTCCTAATCAAACGCACAGATGGCATTCGATCTATTGTGCGTTCACTGAAGTCTAAACTGCCGTTTTACTACCTACCCGACCAAGATATGGGCCCCCAACAATCCATTTTTGCCCCATTCTTTGGCGTTTCCACGGCAACTTTGCCCATGCTCGGTAAACTTGCCGAAATGACCAATGCCGTCGTCATTCCCGTCATTACAACGATTGCCAAAGGTCATGTCGTTTCGCGTTATTACCCTGCATGGGAAAATTTCCCGAGTGGCGATATGCTGGCGGATACGACCCGAATGAACCAATTCATCGAAGACATCGCCCGTGAACATCCGAGCCAATATTATTGGTTACATCGGCGTTTTAAAACTCGGCCTGAGGGCGAAGCTAGCGTTTACTGA
- the ahcY gene encoding adenosylhomocysteinase produces the protein MAEFKDYHVADMSLAAWGRKELNIAETEMPGLMTVRDEYAAAQPLKGARIAGSIHMTIQTGVLIEALQALGASVRWASCNIFSTQDHAAAAIAAAGTPVFAFKGESLEEYWQFTHQIFEFGVDANGAPQYANMILDDGGDATLLLHLGTRAESDLSVVANPTNEEETVLYAAIKAQIAKDPTWYSVRLAAIKGVTEETTTGVHRLYQMFEQGKLAFPAINVNDSVTKSKFDNLYGCRESLVDSIKRATDVMVAGKVALVLGYGDVGKGSAQSLRGLGATVMITEIDPICALQAAMEGYRVVTLDDVVDQVDIFVTTTGNVSVIAHEHLVRMRNNAIVCNIGHFDSEIQVSSLRQYEWDNIKPQVDHIVFPDGKRIILLAEGRLVNLGCGTGHPSFVMSNSFANQVLAQIELFTKLDQYPVGVYVLPKHLDEMVARLHLKKIGAKLTVLTDEQAAYINVPKEGPYKPAHYRY, from the coding sequence GTGGCCGAATTCAAAGACTATCACGTAGCCGATATGAGCCTTGCAGCCTGGGGCCGCAAAGAACTCAACATCGCTGAAACCGAAATGCCGGGTCTAATGACCGTGCGTGACGAATACGCTGCCGCGCAGCCGCTGAAAGGCGCGCGCATTGCTGGCTCAATCCACATGACCATTCAAACTGGCGTTTTGATCGAAGCCTTGCAAGCTTTGGGCGCGAGCGTACGTTGGGCGTCATGCAATATTTTCTCAACGCAAGATCATGCCGCTGCAGCCATTGCTGCTGCCGGTACGCCAGTATTTGCTTTTAAAGGTGAGTCGCTCGAAGAATATTGGCAATTCACGCATCAAATTTTTGAATTTGGTGTGGATGCTAACGGCGCTCCACAATACGCGAATATGATTTTGGATGACGGCGGTGACGCGACGTTGTTGCTGCATTTGGGTACGCGCGCTGAAAGCGATTTGAGCGTGGTTGCCAATCCAACGAACGAAGAAGAAACCGTGTTGTACGCGGCGATCAAAGCACAAATCGCCAAAGATCCAACTTGGTATTCAGTGCGTTTGGCGGCGATCAAAGGCGTGACCGAAGAAACCACGACTGGCGTGCATCGACTGTATCAAATGTTCGAGCAAGGCAAATTGGCTTTCCCTGCGATTAACGTTAACGATTCAGTAACGAAATCGAAATTCGACAATCTCTATGGCTGCCGCGAATCGTTGGTTGACTCGATCAAACGTGCAACCGACGTGATGGTCGCAGGTAAAGTGGCGCTGGTCTTAGGTTACGGCGATGTGGGTAAAGGCTCAGCGCAATCATTGCGTGGCCTTGGCGCGACGGTGATGATTACCGAAATCGACCCGATTTGCGCATTGCAAGCGGCGATGGAAGGCTACCGCGTAGTGACTTTGGATGATGTGGTTGATCAAGTTGACATCTTCGTAACGACAACCGGTAACGTGAGCGTGATCGCCCACGAACACCTCGTGCGCATGCGTAATAACGCGATTGTGTGCAATATCGGTCACTTTGATTCTGAAATTCAAGTGTCTAGCTTGCGTCAGTACGAATGGGACAATATCAAGCCACAAGTGGATCACATCGTATTCCCTGATGGCAAACGCATTATCTTGTTGGCCGAAGGTCGTTTGGTGAACTTGGGTTGCGGTACGGGCCATCCATCATTTGTGATGTCAAATTCGTTTGCGAACCAAGTATTGGCGCAAATCGAATTGTTCACCAAATTAGATCAATACCCGGTCGGCGTGTATGTATTGCCAAAACACTTGGACGAAATGGTCGCTCGCCTGCATTTGAAAAAAATCGGCGCGAAATTGACTGTGTTGACCGATGAGCAAGCGGCGTACATCAATGTGCCAAAAGAAGGCCCTTACAAGCCAGCACATTACCGTTATTGA
- a CDS encoding YfhL family 4Fe-4S dicluster ferredoxin — protein sequence MALIITDECINCDVCEPECPNSAISQGEEIYVIDPNLCTECVGHYDEPQCQQVCPVDCIPLDPEHKESKEELQAKYLIISGQA from the coding sequence ATGGCTCTTATTATCACTGACGAATGCATTAACTGCGATGTTTGCGAACCAGAATGTCCAAATAGCGCGATTTCACAAGGTGAAGAAATCTACGTCATCGACCCGAACCTGTGCACTGAGTGCGTTGGCCATTATGATGAACCACAATGCCAGCAAGTTTGCCCAGTGGACTGTATCCCGCTCGACCCAGAACACAAAGAAAGCAAAGAAGAATTACAAGCCAAATACCTGATTATCTCTGGCCAAGCTTAA
- a CDS encoding lysophospholipid acyltransferase family protein: MLLTFCKLLAKLPLPLLQALGWVIGWLVWLGSAHHRKVLTTNLKQSAIAKNELDYTRLLRSSIPAHGIAALELLVHWMRPITDLMDLVHEKRGWEHVETALAADRPIIFVSPHLGALEMVGVCIAGLIPKKLAPLYRPPKQSYLEPLMIYSRSRSGAEPAPANASGVRVLLKTLKQGGVAYLLPDQAPGGGEGVWAPFFNKPAYTMTLLSKMVKSSNAIILPCYVERLGIGKGYRFHIQPFVGEFNGDVEHDATLLNQNIENLIQQIPEQYFWSYSRYKHPAGAPLSPETPNAEPSE, encoded by the coding sequence ATGCTACTGACGTTCTGCAAATTACTGGCCAAATTGCCACTGCCCTTGTTGCAAGCACTGGGTTGGGTGATCGGTTGGCTGGTCTGGCTGGGCAGTGCCCACCATCGCAAAGTTCTGACCACCAATCTCAAACAAAGTGCGATTGCGAAAAATGAGCTCGATTATACCCGATTACTTCGCTCAAGTATTCCCGCTCACGGTATTGCAGCATTAGAATTATTGGTGCACTGGATGAGACCCATTACTGATTTGATGGACTTGGTGCATGAAAAACGCGGCTGGGAGCATGTCGAAACGGCGCTCGCAGCTGACAGACCGATTATTTTTGTTTCACCGCACTTGGGTGCGCTGGAAATGGTGGGTGTATGCATCGCTGGACTAATCCCTAAAAAGCTTGCACCGCTATACCGACCTCCAAAGCAGTCATACCTTGAGCCATTAATGATTTATTCGCGCTCGCGCAGCGGTGCTGAGCCCGCGCCTGCCAATGCCTCCGGCGTGCGTGTTTTACTCAAAACACTCAAACAAGGCGGAGTGGCGTATCTACTACCCGACCAAGCACCCGGTGGTGGCGAAGGCGTGTGGGCGCCTTTCTTTAATAAGCCTGCCTACACGATGACACTACTATCGAAGATGGTGAAGTCGAGTAATGCCATCATTTTGCCGTGCTACGTTGAAAGGCTAGGCATTGGCAAGGGCTATCGTTTCCATATTCAGCCATTTGTAGGCGAATTTAATGGCGATGTCGAACACGACGCCACCCTACTCAATCAGAATATTGAAAATTTAATCCAACAAATACCTGAGCAGTATTTCTGGAGTTACAGTCGCTATAAACACCCTGCGGGCGCGCCGCTTTCGCCCGAAACACCAAACGCGGAGCCGTCTGAATGA
- the secA gene encoding preprotein translocase subunit SecA, with amino-acid sequence MISTLLKKVFGSRNDRLLKQYGAIVKQINALEPTMAALTDEALRAKTEEFKARLAKGETLDQILPEAFAVCREGAKRSLGLRHFDVQLIGGLVQHQGKISEMRTGEGKTLVATLAAYLNALSGKGVHVITVNDYLAKRDRDTMAVLFEFLGMTCGVNLGQMAHEDKKAAYECDITYGTNNEFGFDYLRDNMVFTVGERVQRGMNFAIVDEVDSILIDEARTPLIISGPADDNTDLYKAMNGIPGQLTAQTEEEGEGDYWVDEKAHTVMLSESGHEKVEAILSDMGLLPEGENLYNAAHISLIHHLNAALRAHSLFNKDQHYVVMDGEIIIVDEHTGRLMSGRRWSEGLHQAVEAKEGVEIQQENQTLATITLQNYFRMYAKLSGMTGTADTEAYEFQQIYGLETVIIPTNKPMLRDDRQDQVFKTANEKYKAIIADIKSCVERGQPTLVGTTSIEQSELLSGILTADGIAHNVLNAKHHAKEAQIVAQAGATAQVTIATNMAGRGTDIVLGGSIERELKEIEHDESLDQAARAAQIAQLKAEWQVKHDAVLAAGGLHIIGTERHDSRRIDNQLRGRSGRQGDAGSSRFYLSLEDTLLRIFAGDRVAYVMDKLKMPEGEPIEAGMVSRAIESAQRKVEGRNFDMRKQLLEYDDVSNEQRKAIYGQRNEILESEEVSATINAMRNSTISDLFDQYIPPNSMEELWNAEGLEAELAEMHIGVNVAEWVKNETSLTIDEMKERVLAAAKAAYDSKVEQAGETNFRNFERSVLLQHVDQHWRDHLSALDHLRQGIHLRGYAQKNPKQEYKREAFELFSSLLDNIKRNVLKLIMTVQIRGPEDLPEVQQHEVPESAMQFSHQALEEILASGDEEKIREALMAAMQEDSGVKIQFSGVGRNDPCPCGSGKKYKHCHGQLA; translated from the coding sequence ATGATCTCGACTCTGCTTAAAAAAGTTTTCGGAAGCCGTAATGACCGTTTGCTCAAACAATACGGTGCCATCGTAAAGCAGATTAATGCGCTTGAGCCTACCATGGCTGCGCTGACTGATGAGGCGCTCCGCGCCAAAACCGAAGAATTCAAAGCCCGTTTAGCCAAGGGTGAAACACTCGACCAAATCCTGCCCGAAGCCTTTGCCGTGTGCCGTGAAGGCGCAAAACGCAGCTTGGGCTTGCGTCATTTCGATGTTCAGCTCATTGGTGGTTTAGTACAGCACCAAGGCAAGATTTCCGAAATGCGTACCGGTGAAGGTAAAACCTTGGTAGCGACCTTGGCCGCTTACCTCAATGCATTGTCGGGTAAGGGCGTTCACGTGATTACGGTGAATGATTACTTGGCAAAACGTGACCGTGACACGATGGCCGTGTTGTTTGAATTCCTAGGCATGACGTGCGGCGTTAACTTGGGCCAAATGGCACACGAAGACAAAAAAGCGGCCTATGAGTGCGATATCACTTACGGAACCAATAACGAATTTGGTTTTGATTACCTGCGCGACAATATGGTGTTCACCGTCGGTGAGCGCGTACAACGCGGTATGAATTTCGCGATTGTTGATGAAGTGGATTCGATTTTGATCGACGAAGCGCGTACCCCGCTGATCATCTCTGGCCCTGCTGACGACAATACCGATTTGTATAAGGCAATGAATGGCATCCCAGGCCAATTGACAGCTCAAACTGAAGAAGAAGGTGAGGGCGATTACTGGGTCGATGAAAAAGCGCACACGGTGATGCTGTCTGAATCTGGTCACGAAAAGGTAGAAGCGATTCTGTCTGATATGGGTTTGTTACCAGAAGGTGAAAACCTTTACAACGCGGCACACATCAGCCTGATTCATCACTTGAACGCGGCACTACGTGCACACTCGCTCTTCAATAAAGACCAGCACTATGTCGTTATGGACGGCGAAATCATTATCGTTGATGAACATACTGGTCGTTTAATGTCGGGTCGTCGTTGGTCAGAAGGCTTGCATCAAGCCGTTGAAGCCAAAGAAGGCGTTGAAATTCAGCAAGAAAACCAAACGCTAGCCACGATTACGCTGCAAAACTATTTCCGCATGTACGCCAAATTATCGGGCATGACCGGTACCGCCGATACTGAAGCGTACGAATTCCAGCAAATTTATGGTTTGGAAACGGTCATTATCCCGACCAACAAGCCAATGCTGCGCGATGATCGCCAAGATCAGGTGTTCAAAACCGCGAACGAAAAATACAAAGCAATTATTGCGGATATTAAAAGCTGCGTAGAGCGCGGACAACCAACTTTGGTGGGTACAACCTCGATTGAGCAGTCTGAACTACTATCTGGCATTCTGACTGCCGATGGGATTGCGCACAATGTATTGAACGCTAAACATCACGCGAAAGAAGCCCAGATCGTGGCGCAAGCAGGCGCTACTGCTCAGGTGACGATTGCGACCAATATGGCCGGTCGTGGTACCGACATTGTGCTCGGCGGCAGTATCGAGCGTGAATTGAAAGAAATCGAACACGACGAAAGCTTGGATCAGGCGGCACGTGCAGCACAAATCGCGCAATTGAAAGCCGAGTGGCAAGTGAAACACGATGCCGTTCTGGCTGCAGGCGGTTTACATATTATTGGTACTGAGCGCCATGATTCTCGCCGTATCGACAATCAGCTTCGTGGTCGCTCTGGTCGTCAAGGTGATGCAGGTTCTAGTCGTTTCTACCTGTCGCTTGAAGATACCTTATTGCGTATTTTTGCCGGTGACCGCGTTGCCTATGTGATGGACAAACTCAAAATGCCAGAAGGCGAGCCAATCGAAGCGGGTATGGTGTCGCGTGCGATTGAGTCGGCACAACGTAAAGTGGAAGGCCGCAACTTCGATATGCGTAAACAATTGCTGGAATACGATGATGTATCCAACGAGCAACGCAAAGCGATTTATGGCCAACGCAATGAAATTTTGGAAAGCGAAGAAGTTTCCGCAACCATCAATGCGATGCGCAATAGCACGATTAGTGATTTGTTTGATCAATACATTCCACCTAATTCAATGGAAGAATTGTGGAATGCAGAAGGCCTTGAAGCTGAATTGGCTGAAATGCACATTGGTGTGAATGTGGCTGAGTGGGTAAAAAATGAAACTTCACTCACGATTGATGAAATGAAAGAACGTGTGTTGGCGGCTGCAAAAGCGGCCTACGATAGCAAAGTAGAGCAAGCGGGCGAGACGAACTTCCGTAACTTTGAGCGTTCAGTCTTGTTGCAGCATGTCGATCAACATTGGCGTGATCATTTGTCGGCTCTTGATCATTTGCGCCAAGGTATTCATTTGCGCGGTTACGCACAGAAAAATCCGAAACAAGAATACAAACGTGAAGCGTTTGAATTGTTCTCTAGCTTGCTGGATAACATTAAACGCAATGTACTGAAACTCATTATGACCGTGCAAATTCGCGGTCCAGAAGATTTGCCAGAAGTGCAGCAGCACGAAGTGCCAGAATCAGCGATGCAATTCTCTCATCAGGCGCTTGAAGAAATTCTAGCCAGCGGTGATGAAGAAAAAATTCGTGAAGCCTTGATGGCGGCGATGCAAGAAGACAGTGGAGTCAAAATCCAATTTTCAGGCGTAGGCCGCAATGACCCTTGTCCGTGTGGCTCAGGTAAGAAATACAAGCATTGCCATGGTCAATTGGCTTAA
- a CDS encoding GNAT family N-acetyltransferase, which translates to MRPLQDSDAAMIAQLAGEWQVASKTGRIPYPYELSMAVDFIRWSQLNRAKEGMFAVCLRNGDLIGCVGASLDGDSAELGYWLGIAYWGQGFATEAAQALVPYVLSLPNTRQMTSSHLLSNPASGKVLSKLGFIESGREMVNWRNEGQVELVKYLYRIAWAAQLSAKDSNDSISTS; encoded by the coding sequence TTGCGGCCACTGCAAGACAGTGATGCCGCAATGATTGCGCAACTAGCGGGAGAATGGCAGGTCGCCAGCAAAACGGGGCGCATTCCTTATCCCTATGAATTGTCGATGGCGGTTGATTTTATCCGTTGGTCGCAACTTAATCGTGCCAAAGAAGGGATGTTTGCGGTGTGTTTGCGCAACGGTGATTTGATCGGTTGCGTGGGGGCGAGTTTGGACGGCGACTCGGCCGAGTTAGGTTATTGGCTTGGGATTGCGTATTGGGGGCAAGGTTTTGCGACCGAAGCTGCACAAGCACTGGTGCCGTATGTTTTATCTTTGCCAAACACGCGGCAAATGACCTCATCGCATTTACTAAGCAACCCCGCCAGCGGCAAGGTGCTGAGCAAACTTGGATTTATCGAGTCTGGCCGTGAAATGGTGAATTGGCGCAACGAAGGCCAAGTGGAGTTAGTGAAATATCTTTATCGCATAGCTTGGGCGGCTCAGTTGAGCGCGAAGGATTCGAATGATTCAATTTCAACAAGTTAG
- the ftsY gene encoding signal recognition particle-docking protein FtsY translates to MFSFFKKKKPPEAEIVAEVVTEVVADVVPAAPAAPTALLDSPIELHSPAEIAPEIVAKVATVVEATTPVPVPVAPTVAAEAPRADAFVPPSDLAQPQERPKLSWTERLKMGLAKTRDKLGKSLASVFGGGQIDEELYEELETVLLTADMGVDATQHLLKDVRERVSLKGLKDSGELKDALKSSLTDLIQPLEIPLDVSGHKPFILMVAGVNGAGKTTSIGKLAKYFQSQNLSVLLAAGDTFRAAAREQLVVWGERNGVQVIAQASGDAAAVAFDAVNAAKARGIDVVIVDTAGRLPTQLHLMEEIKKVKRVVQKADPTGPHEIMLVLDANTGQNALAQVKSFDDALGLTGLVLTKLDGTAKGGVIAAIAKNRPVPLRFVGVGESIDDLRPFAAKDYIDALFE, encoded by the coding sequence ATGTTTAGTTTTTTTAAAAAAAAGAAGCCACCTGAGGCAGAAATTGTCGCAGAAGTTGTTACCGAAGTCGTCGCAGACGTAGTTCCAGCGGCTCCAGCCGCTCCGACGGCACTGCTTGATTCACCGATTGAACTACATTCTCCTGCCGAAATCGCACCTGAGATCGTTGCGAAGGTTGCTACGGTTGTCGAAGCGACTACGCCAGTACCAGTACCTGTTGCGCCGACTGTGGCAGCTGAAGCGCCGCGCGCCGATGCCTTTGTGCCGCCGAGCGATTTGGCCCAGCCGCAAGAGCGCCCTAAATTATCGTGGACTGAGCGTTTGAAGATGGGCTTGGCCAAAACGCGCGACAAGCTCGGTAAAAGTCTGGCCAGCGTATTTGGCGGTGGCCAGATTGATGAAGAATTATACGAAGAACTCGAAACCGTCTTATTGACCGCCGATATGGGTGTCGATGCGACGCAGCATCTACTTAAAGATGTGCGCGAACGTGTCTCGCTCAAAGGCTTGAAAGACTCCGGCGAACTTAAAGATGCGCTGAAAAGCAGTTTGACTGATTTAATCCAGCCTCTAGAGATTCCACTCGATGTATCGGGCCATAAGCCATTCATTCTGATGGTTGCGGGCGTAAACGGTGCCGGTAAAACCACCAGCATTGGCAAGCTGGCTAAATATTTTCAATCGCAAAATCTCTCGGTATTACTGGCGGCTGGCGACACGTTTCGCGCTGCGGCGCGTGAGCAGTTAGTGGTTTGGGGCGAGCGCAATGGCGTGCAAGTGATTGCGCAAGCGTCGGGCGATGCGGCGGCGGTAGCGTTTGACGCGGTGAATGCCGCCAAAGCGCGTGGCATCGATGTGGTGATTGTTGATACCGCTGGGCGTTTGCCGACGCAATTGCATTTGATGGAAGAAATCAAAAAAGTAAAACGCGTGGTGCAAAAAGCGGATCCTACTGGGCCGCATGAAATTATGCTGGTGCTGGATGCCAATACGGGGCAAAACGCGTTGGCACAGGTGAAGTCGTTTGACGATGCGCTCGGTTTGACCGGCTTGGTACTCACCAAGCTCGATGGTACCGCCAAAGGTGGCGTGATCGCGGCGATTGCTAAAAATCGTCCAGTGCCGCTGCGCTTTGTCGGCGTTGGTGAGTCGATTGATGATTTACGACCATTTGCGGCAAAAGATTATATTGATGCCTTGTTTGAGTAG
- a CDS encoding tetratricopeptide repeat protein codes for MGTYNLRTEIEETLNIARSLIHTDPDEALRLARFVTDRAASIEDRNSQALAALIIALAFRAIPSAKEDEREAAAATASLLALQNDLDDAWIDAIDCHADVSYDTGNYNEAMDLWLQLLEVGLERRWPKAIARAYIGVGKLFFIYEDPQSSLEAHLKVTPLLSEIADKNIHVCHYLNVAAAQLHLHNELASNQALDLAESALIELAFCEYEPELYYYRGHLLRNAGQKEAAKQQFERAFALNGRSSNYWGKVVNMIAIGELHLAQNETHSSHYFMQQALDAAASIPAKYLLMLAHAGLAQTYAAKGQTDLEFTHWQQHFEIAEEINTGKTSQRLATFKRHSLQQRVHELEDSLNN; via the coding sequence ATGGGTACGTACAATTTACGCACTGAGATTGAAGAAACCCTCAACATTGCGCGTAGCTTGATCCATACCGACCCCGATGAAGCGCTACGCCTCGCTCGTTTTGTCACTGATCGTGCCGCCAGCATTGAAGATCGCAATTCGCAAGCTTTGGCAGCCTTGATTATCGCACTGGCATTTCGTGCCATTCCAAGTGCCAAAGAAGATGAGCGCGAAGCTGCCGCCGCCACTGCAAGCCTATTAGCGCTACAAAATGACTTAGATGATGCTTGGATTGATGCGATTGACTGTCACGCAGATGTCTCCTACGACACCGGTAACTATAATGAAGCGATGGACTTGTGGCTGCAATTACTTGAAGTTGGTCTTGAGCGTCGTTGGCCCAAAGCAATCGCCCGCGCTTATATCGGAGTCGGCAAACTGTTCTTTATTTATGAAGACCCACAAAGCAGCCTTGAAGCCCACCTCAAAGTCACGCCACTACTGAGCGAGATTGCCGATAAAAACATCCACGTTTGCCACTATTTGAACGTCGCCGCAGCGCAACTGCATTTACACAATGAATTGGCTTCAAACCAAGCGCTAGATCTCGCAGAAAGCGCACTAATTGAACTGGCTTTTTGCGAATATGAACCAGAGCTTTACTATTATCGTGGGCATTTACTACGAAACGCAGGGCAAAAAGAAGCCGCAAAACAACAATTCGAACGCGCATTTGCCCTCAATGGGCGCAGCAGCAATTATTGGGGAAAAGTCGTCAATATGATTGCGATTGGAGAGCTGCATTTAGCGCAAAACGAAACCCATTCCAGTCATTATTTTATGCAGCAAGCACTGGATGCCGCGGCCAGTATTCCCGCTAAATATTTATTAATGTTAGCGCACGCAGGTTTAGCACAAACCTATGCCGCAAAAGGTCAGACCGACTTAGAGTTTACCCATTGGCAACAGCATTTTGAAATTGCAGAAGAAATCAACACAGGGAAAACTAGCCAACGCTTGGCCACCTTCAAACGGCACTCCTTGCAGCAACGCGTGCACGAGCTTGAAGACAGCTTAAACAACTAG
- the rsmD gene encoding 16S rRNA (guanine(966)-N(2))-methyltransferase RsmD, which produces MSAQHKNQVRIIGGQYNRRILKFPDSLALRPTPDRVRETLYNWLGQDCTGMLCLDLFSGSGALGFEAASRNAKKVVMVEAAKPVFAAIKSNKELLKADHIELYCGTAERYLSTCKEQFDLVLLDPPFATDLLNEILPQIVPFLAPEARVYIECATLPELTEWEVLREGKAGTVKYALLCRASA; this is translated from the coding sequence ATGTCAGCACAGCATAAAAATCAGGTTCGTATTATTGGCGGTCAATATAACCGCCGTATTTTAAAATTTCCGGACTCCTTAGCACTGCGCCCCACGCCAGATCGCGTGCGTGAAACCTTATACAATTGGCTAGGCCAAGATTGCACCGGCATGCTGTGCCTCGACCTTTTTTCCGGCAGCGGCGCACTCGGCTTTGAAGCCGCCTCACGCAATGCCAAAAAAGTGGTCATGGTCGAAGCGGCTAAGCCCGTATTTGCCGCCATCAAAAGCAATAAGGAGCTTCTCAAGGCAGATCACATCGAACTGTACTGTGGCACTGCGGAACGCTATCTTTCCACCTGCAAAGAACAATTCGACTTAGTACTACTTGATCCGCCGTTTGCGACCGATTTGCTTAACGAAATTCTGCCGCAAATTGTGCCTTTTCTCGCCCCCGAAGCGCGAGTTTATATCGAATGCGCCACGCTACCTGAGCTTACTGAGTGGGAAGTCTTGCGCGAGGGCAAAGCGGGCACCGTCAAATATGCATTATTGTGCCGTGCATCGGCTTAA